A region of the Haematobia irritans isolate KBUSLIRL chromosome 5, ASM5000362v1, whole genome shotgun sequence genome:
tcaaaaattttatttttatagagatttaacaaaaaagattactaatttgggtagaattctaccaactgtggcaaccgtggtggtaatacaaatttatattctaagttatatacgttgcatattcatgttttaagattataaagtacttagaaccatatttgttttgtaaaattgtttaaatctaacgaaaacaagtaaggaaagtctaaagtcgggcggcgccgactatattataccctgcaccactttatagatcaaaattttcgataccatatcacatctgtcaaatgtgttgggtgctatatataaaggtttgtcccaaatacatacatttaaatatcactcgatttggacagaatttgatagacttttacaaaatctatagactcaaaatttaagttggctaatgcactagggtggaacacaattttagtaaaaaaaaatatgggaaacatttaaatctgaagcaattttaaggaaacttcgcaaaagtttatttatgatttatcgctcgatatatatgtattacaagtttaggaaaattagagtcagttttacaacttttcgactaagcagtggcgattttacaaggaaaatgttggtattttgaccatttttgtcgaaatcagaaaaacatatatatgggagctatatctaaatctgaaccgatttcaaccaaatttggcaggcatagctacaatgctaattctactccatgtgcaaaatttcaactaaatcggagcaaaaaattggcctctgtggtcatatgagtgtaaatcgggcgaaagctatatatgggagctatatataaatctgaaccgatttcaatcaaatttggcacgcatagctagaatgctaaatctactccctgtgcaaaatttcaaccaaattgggccaaaaattcgggcttctggggccatataagtccatatcgggcgaaaaatatatatggaagctatatataaatctgaaccgatttcaatcaaatttggcacacatgactattctaccaattgtactccttgtgcaaaatttcaagctaatcgggataaaactctggcttctgggtccatataagtgcatatcgggcgaaagatatatatgggagctatatctaaatctgaatcgatttcaactaaatttggcacacatagctacaatgctaactctactccttgtgcaaaatttcaactaaatcggagcaaaaaattggcctctgtggtcatatgagtgtaaatcgggcgaaagctatatatgggagctatatataaatctgaaccgatttatatcaaatttggcacgcatagctagaatgccaaatctactccctgtgcaaaatttcaaccaaattgggtcaaaaatctagcttttaggaccatattagtccatatcgggcgaaagatatatataggagctatatctaaatctgaaccgatttcaatcaaattttgcacacttgactatactactaattgtactcctagtgcaaaatttcaaccaaattcggccaaaaatctggcttctggggccatgtaagtccatatcgggcgaaagatatatatgggagctatatctaaatctgaaccgatttcaattaaattttgtacacttgactacacgactacgtgttatgttgatacaaaatttcaagcaaatcggtataaaactctggctactgggtccatattagtgcatatcgggcgaaagatatatatgggagctatatctaaatctgaaccgatttcaataaaatttggcacacttgactataatactaattgttcttcttgtgcaaaattttaagcaaattagggtaaaactctggcttctggggccatataagtccatatcgggcgaaatatatatatgggagctatatctaaatctgaaccgatttcttccaaaatcaatagggttctattctgagccaaaacacatacttgtgccaaatatgaagtcgattggactaaaactgcgacctagactttgattacaaaaatgtgttcacggacagacggacagacggacatcgctatatcgactcaggaacccaccctgagcatttttgccaaagacaccatgtgtctatctcgtctccttctgggtgttgcaaacatatgcactaacttataataccctgttccacagtgtggagcagggtataaaaaggaaatatGAACGAGGCATCCAATTACAGAGGAATATCATTTATGAACTCTATAGCTAAGATATTCATGGGAATATTGAATGATCGTTTGTGTTCATGGGCAGAAGAGAGGAGAGTACTTATTGAATACCAAGCTGGGTTCAGACAAAAATATTCAACCATTGACAACATTTATAATCTTGCGacgattataaaaattaaacttgcACAGAAGAGGAAGATATATGCCTTTTTTGTAGATTTCAAGGCGGCATTTGATACTGTGTAATGAAATCTTATGATATACAAGCTGTATGAgctataaaatggtaaaaattattgagAGTGTATATCAAAAAACAGAATCAGCAGTTTGGACGGGAGATGAACTTTCGGAGTATTTTAATACGAATAGCGGAGTAAAGCAAGGTTGCCTACTATCGCCTTTATTGTTTGCTCTATACATAAATGATTTACATGATATCCTTGGAGGTGGTGTAGCCATTGAAGAAATTAGAGTTAAAATATTGCTTTATGCATACGATATTGTAATATTGGCAGAGGATAAGGAAAGCTATTGCAATAAGTGGAATTTAGTTGTAAATTTGTCTAAGTCGAAAATAATGGTTTTCAGAAACGGTGGCCGATTATCGAGTCAAGAGAAGTGGACTCTAAACAACCAACCAATTGAAATAGTGTCAGAATATAACTACTTAGGTGTCATACTGACACCCCAAATGAATTTTACTAAACATATCGAAGCCAGAAACCTACAggcaaaaaatgcaataaacatgacatggaaaaattttcttgggaAATTGAGCATATCGCTAGAACAAAAATGGAATCTATTCAAAGCAGTATGTAGATCGATTCAATCTTATGGTGCACAAGTCTGGGGTTTCAGTTATTATGATGAGGTTGATAAGCTACAGCGATTCTTTATAAAGAAATTACTACGATTGCCAGACTCTGCCCCTAATTATGCAGTAGCCTTGGAGACTGGACTTGAGGAAGGCCATATATATATGatgcaaatgcatctcaaataTATTATGAGAACGAAATTCAAATACACGGCTGAACGATTACCCCACCAGTTAACAAGGAAAGTAATACAAAAGAATTTATGTTGggcaaatcaaataaatacTATCATTGATCAGCTTGATATGCCCCTAATCAACGAGAATATGAGTTTGAATTCTTGGAATACTATGATGGCAAACCTGGTCGAACATATGATTATGAAAAACAGAAGTATGTCTATACTAAGAGCGCAACAAAGCACCACGAGAATATATAGATACCTAGATTACTCCAGAAGTCATCTTTATTTTGGGGGAAGTTACACCGTAGACGACATTTCATGGATAATTAAGGCCAGATGTGATCTAATACTTCTTAACGCAAATCCGTACATCCCTAATCCAAATGGCAACGATCAGTGCACATTATGCAATATGAATCAGAAAGAAACACTGCAACATTTCCTTGGTGTTTGTCCCTTTTTAAGTGAGATTAGGGTGCTCTACTTTAGGAGGAACCCCTTAAATGAGGATAATATCATAAGTATACTAGATGGAAGAGAAGTGGAAGACTggagaaatcttattggatATCTTAAAGCAGCTTTACGATACCGTGACCTGATTATCAGAgagttttcataattttttgttttttatttctttttgaataATATGTTCTTTAATTAACACATTACACGTTACAAGTACTCAGGCTGACGACGTTAAGTCATAGCCgtaaaatctttatttaaagtattatatcaattacattttttaaacattgaaTTGTATAGatgaatttataaataataaagatTCAACTAACTAACTATAGCTTTCGGCCATAGAGTCCAactttttgttccgatttagttgaaattttgcattagcattgtagctatgtgtgccaaatttggttaaattcggttcagatttaaatatatctcccatatatagctttcgcccgatttacactcatatgaccacagaggccaattttttgctccgatttagttgaaattttgcacagggagtagaataagcattgtagctatgcgtgccaaatttgcagggtataatatagtcggccccgcctgttttgttttttactaaaattgtgttccaccctagtgcattagccgacttaaattttgagtctatagattttgtaaaagtctatcaaaatcTGTCCAGATNNNNNNNNNNNNNNNNNNNNNNNNNNNNNNNNNNNNNNNNNNNNNNNNNNNNNNNNNNNNNNNNNNNNNNNNNNNNNNNNNNNNNNNNNNNNNNNNNNNNgggccatatcggtccacttttacgtatagcccccatataaacggaaccccaaatttggcttgcgattgctctaagagaaccaaatctcatccgatccggctgaaatttggtacatggtgttagcatagggtctctaacaaccatgcaaacatgcaaattggtccacatcggtccatagctatatatagcccccatataaaccgatcccccgatttggcttgtggagcctctaagagaagcaaatttcatccgatccggctgaaatttggtacatggtattggtatatgtctctaatgaccatgcaaaaattggtccacatcggtccataattatatatagcccccatataaaccgatcccccgatttggcttgcggagcctctaagaaacgaaaatttcatcccatccggctgaaatttggtacatggtgtgggtatatgttctctaatgaccatgcaaaaattggtccatatcggtccataattatatatagcccccatataaatcgattcccagatttgtcctccggagcctcttggaggagcaaaattcatccgatccagttgaaatttggaacatggtgttagaatgtggtctctaacaaacacgcaagaattggtccatatcggtccataataatatatagcccccttataaaccgttccccagatttgatctccggagcctcttggaggagcaaaattcatccgatccggttgaaatttgcaacgtggtgtcagtataaggccgctaatatccatgccaaaattggtccatgtcggtctatatttatatataggcgatccccaatcacacaaaaattggtccatatcggttcatattcatggttgccactcgaaccaaaaataatctacaaaaattttatttttatggaaaacactgtcaaaatgttatttctatagaaaattttgtcaaaattttatttctatagacaattttgtcaaaattttattcctataaacaattttgtaaaaattatatttctatcgaaaattttgtcaacatttaatttctatagaacattttgtcaaaattttatttctatagaaaatttttccaaattttatttctacagaaaatttcttccaaattttacttctatgcaaaatgtgtcaaaattttattttgtcaaaactttatttctacgtaTGGtccatactacgtatggactaccttgtaatttagaagacggtgttaggaagttttaagataccttgccatcggcaagtgttaccgcaacccaaataattcgattgtggatggcagtgtttagaagaagtttctacgcaatccatggtggagggtacataagcttcggcctggccgaacttacggccgcatatacttatttttttttttttttttttatatgtgcaATGTAATTTTTCATATCTCCATAGATCACACCCTCAACTCCGTATACAAACTCTACataattctcagaaaatttgtgTTAAGGTGTTCTGTGTATTATATGACGTTTTCTTTCCTGTGGCAATCATATTCGTAGTCATGCTTCTAATTTAATTTGACTGTATATTGTTAATACACAGTAGTAATTAAATCCGAATAGCCAAGTTAGTTAAATATTTGGTTTatgtattttcttatttttaggcaTGCTGTGATTTAAAGTGCTAATACTATGTTGTCATAGATTGAttcattttttatgttattatacacactaccatagaatggtagGGGAATAAAAgtgtgccattccgtttgtaacacatcgaaaaatcgatttccgactatataaagtatatatattcttgatcggagAGAAATTGT
Encoded here:
- the LOC142239949 gene encoding uncharacterized protein LOC142239949 → MVKIIESVYQKTESAVWTGDELSEYFNTNSGVKQGCLLSPLLFALYINDLHDILGGGVAIEEIRVKILLYAYDIVILAEDKESYCNKWNLVVNLSKSKIMVFRNGGRLSSQEKWTLNNQPIEIVSEYNYLGVILTPQMNFTKHIEARNLQAKNAINMTWKNFLGKLSISLEQKWNLFKAVCRSIQSYGAQVWGFSYYDEVDKLQRFFIKKLLRLPDSAPNYAVALETGLEEGHIYMMQMHLKYIMRTKFKYTAERLPHQLTRKVIQKNLCWANQINTIIDQLDMPLINENMSLNSWNTMMANLVEHMIMKNRSMSILRAQQSTTRIYRYLDYSRSHLYFGGSYTVDDISWIIKARCDLILLNANPYIPNPNGNDQCTLCNMNQKETLQHFLGVCPFLSEIRVLYFRRNPLNEDNIISILDGREVEDWRNLIGYLKAALRYRDLIIREFS